A part of Astyanax mexicanus isolate ESR-SI-001 chromosome 2, AstMex3_surface, whole genome shotgun sequence genomic DNA contains:
- the rpp25a gene encoding ribonuclease P protein subunit p25a, which produces MSGMSFSSREPSTCSTSVPKTHHSVTTMDGSLNTCSAKPAPAGFRRVSSTGEPSSCPVPGLGPGVLEMRVKEGSKIRNLLGFAMSRLQGGGHVSPVSQVMFTGTGRAITKTITCAEIMKRHIRGLHQVSKLQYRTVREVWQSREDESIQMTVVKKVPAIYIFLSKEPLDPLELGYQSPAEMSSSSEENTSGAATESSRKRHCSPCSYETVQLSKIKRSTQEHTATAYNY; this is translated from the coding sequence ATGTCAGGTATGTCCTTCTCTAGCAGAGAGCCTTCCACATGTTCCACATCTGTTCCTAAAACCCACCATTCTGTTACAACCATGGATGGAAGTTTAAACACCTGCTCTGCCAAGCCAGCACCAGCAGGATTCAGAAGAGTATCATCTACCGGAGAGCCAAGCTCATGTCCGGTCCCAGGATTAGGACCTGGAGTCCTAGAGATGCGTGTTAAGGAGGGAAGTAAAATCCGAAACCTGTTAGGCTTTGCCATGTCCCGTCTGCAGGGAGGAGGACACGTGTCTCCAGTCAGTCAGGTTATGTTCACTGGAACAGGTCGCGCCATCACTAAAACCATTACCTGTGCTGAGATAATGAAACGTCATATCCGAGGCTTACATCAAGTGTCCAAGCTTCAGTACAGGACGGTGAGAGAAGTGTGGCAGAGCAGGGAGGATGAAAGCATTCAGATGACTGTGGTTAAAAAAGTCCCAGCCATTTACATTTTCCTTTCCAAAGAACCGCTGGATCCACTGGAGTTAGGATACCAGTCACCTGCTGAGATGAGCTCAAGCTCAGAGGAAAACACAAGTGGAGCTGCTACAGAGTCTTCTAGAAAGAGACACTGCAGTCCATGCTCTTATGAAACTGTCCAACTGTCCAAAATTAAAAGAAGTACACAGGAGCACACTGCTACAGCATATAATTACTAG